The segment TATCAATTATGGGAAGAGCCTTAGTTGTACTATCCGTCTCCATAATTTTACGGACGGGCACTAGATTGGGACAATCCACTGTCTCTATGTTCGTTTTATTCGGGTCGTTTTATCCTCTTTACGGAAATTCCTTCTTCTCGTTCATGTTCAAGAACATACGTAAGAATAGAGGTGCGATAATAGGCGTGTTTAATGCCGTTGAAGATATGGCTAACATAGCGGGGAGCAGTACTGTGAGCTTTCTAGGAAACAATATCAATTTGGATTATTTAGTGGCCTTTTACAGTTTCGCGTTCTCCGCTTTATCCCTATACAGCTTTATATCAAAGAAGTTACCTGCTTCTTCTGCTGAGTGACTCCTCCCATAACCTCTTCTCATGAGGTGTTTCAGGGACGTACTTAGGCACCTCTTTTTTATTCCCATAAGGATCTACTCTTACGTAAGTGAAGTAAGCCGTTGTAACGTGCTTACACTCGTTATTACCTATGTCAATCTTATTCACGTTAATTAGTAAGTCCATAGAAGTCCTACCTACAAAAGTTATGCCTGCGTTCATCTCCACGATATCCCCTAGCCTTATCGGAGCGTAAAAGAAGATATCAGAGACGGCCACAGTAACTACTCCATCTTGGTTAGGTCTGTAATTTTCAATCCCGTTATATCTGAGTGCCAAAGCTCCCCCTAAATCGTCCATCGCCTTTAATAGATTACCTGCAGACACTACTCTTCCATCGTAGGTCAGAGTGGGACCTACAAAAATGGTATTACTAAGGTGATGTCTAAGGAATTTCGTCTCATCTTCTGAGCAAGTAATTTCGTTCCTTTTTATTTTCTCTAGCCTGGCTTTCCTCCTGGATAGAGCGAGGTCAATAGCCTTTCGTTCCTCATCGTTCTCTGGCTCTATTTTTAGGCTAATTGGAGATGGCTTAAAGTTGTTATCAACCTTTACGTAAGTCCCGCTTGCTGTAACTATCTCCTCCGTTCCTTTTAACGCTCTCATCTCCACCTCCATGGAGGTATTACCTATGTAAAGGACCCTCGCGTCTATCTCAACAATGTCACCAAGACTGGCACCCTTTTTGAAAAGCACCTGATCTAATGAAGCTAGCACGGCCAATCCGTGACCGACTTTCATTGAAGCTAACATGCCGGCGTCAGCTAAGAACTTGAGCATATCTCCCCCATGAAGTCTTCCCATAAAATTTGTTTGTTGATAGTGAACAAGATTAATTGTTCTTACTACCGTATCCCTTATCTTTAACAATGTTATCTACCTCATCAGCAAGAGCCTTATATCTAGCGTTCCTCTTCGCTTGAGACCTAAAAACGTCCCTAACTTGCGTTATGATAGACCCTAAGTCAGTAATAGCTTTCTTAGCCAGATCATCAGGTAACTGCTCCATGGATATCCTTTTTTCGGAAGACGAAAGGTAAGGAAGGTATTCGTCTAAAGAGGTCGTAATAATGGCCAATCCTTTCCTATCTAACACGTACTCGTGAGCGCCCTTTTTACCTATGCTAATTGATATGTCGTCTGAAGGAGGTAAGATCCTGCATATTTCATTTAATACTTTTATTAAGTTTTCTTTCGTACCGTTTAGCCCTAGTTCTGAAAGGGCTATCTTAAGGGAGTTGAGTTCGCTCATTGTTACACCTTATGTTCTTGATAAGTCATAGTGACCTAGAGGAGGAGGTACTGGAACCCTCAATTTCAATTTCCCTTGCTTCAACCATGGCGAGATCATATACGCTACTCCATTTCTCTCCCAGCTTAATATTTTTCCTTCAGATCTTGATATGCCTAAACTCTCGGAGATATCCAGAGACGTCCTGAAGACGAACTTCGTATTTGCGAGTTGTACTATTATGTCGCTTAAATCTGAGGGATTATGAGTGGAGAACATGAACCCTATCCTTCTCCTCCTGCCCAACCTCATCATAATTGAAATTTTGCTTGCCACTCTCCTTAGGTAGTTACTGTCTTCCTCTCCTCCTCTGTTTGAGGGAAAGAACCTATGTGCCTCATCTATTACTAGGAGCTGTTTGTTATTTATCTCGCCGTTTCTCATCTTTATTTCTCTTATCTGAAAAATCCGATCTAATAGGTGATAGACGAGAATTTTCTGAGAGAAATCGTCTAAGTCCTGATTATATAAGTCTATGACAATGAATTTAGATTTCAATATATCTTTAAAAGAGGTTCTAGGAGCTCTAATGTCAAATAATCCTGTTTCCTTCAGTAAGTAAAGCCCCCTTAATATATTTTCTCTAGTGCTCTTATGTACCTGTAACTTTTCAAAATTTTCCTCACTTAAGCTATCTATGAATTCGTCTAAGCTATCTATATCTTTAGTATTTGACGAAAAGATTTTTAAGAAATGCGAAGCTTGTTCACTGAAATAAGGATTTAGTTTATGAATTGCTCTCCTGTTCTCCTTGAAGCTAATATAGAACGGGTTTACGTTAGCCCTAGATTTCCAGTTCCCAGATTGGAGTTCTATTGTCCTCCCTTCAATACTAACCTCCACCTTTACGTCCTGTCTCTTAAGATAATTTATCAATGGGTCTAGGTAAAGTTTAAAGTACGCCTTTGTTATGTCTTCCTCCGTTCTCTCTTTGGCAAACTTGTTAAGCCATTTTACGGTCAATGGGAACAGAATATCCATCTCGATTCCGTTTATCGGTCCGATAAGTTTAGAGAACTCCTCAACTCCTTTTTTTACTTGACTTGATGTTATATCTGGAGGTAGAAAGGAATGATAGTAATCTCCGGTCGCATCAAACACTAGAATTTGCTCATCGTCGGTTGCTGTGAGTAAAGAGGCAATGATGTCTTTCACAAACGACGTCTTACCAGCTCCTGTAGTTCCTATTATAAGTGCGTGGAAGTTAAGCTCATCAGGGGGAATGCTTACTTTAGCCTCCGAATTGGAGATGTCTAGGAATCCCAGTTTAAGTTTCCCGCGGTTTATGCCCATTGACCTTTCTATCATCTCAGGGAACGGTATGATTACCGGAGATTGAGGTTCGGGTATTATGTCGGCAGGCACTGGTTCGCCCCTTCCTAATGGATCCAGTCTTGTTAACATTTCACATTTTAGGATCACGTTTCCAATTAACGTGCCTGGATCTTCATTATCAGCTAATTTTGGGGTTAAGTCTGACGCATTGAACAAAGATGAGGTTATATCGCTTCTTTCATATCCAGTAACTTGTAGGAGAATGAATTGTAGAGTCCTGATATCTACAGCACCTAGAAGTATCCCCATTCTTCCCAAATACTCGTTATTATAATACGTTTCTGCATCAACGACAACGTTGACGTTGAGGTTCTCCTGGTCAATCTTATTAGGCATGAACTTCGAAACTCTTCCTATCATTTTCCCCAGGCTAACTGCCAAAGTTCGAGCTCTAGCCGATCTCTCCTTTACACCGTTATACAGTTCGTCTATCAAGATCTCATTCCTTCTAGTCTGCTGTAAAACGCTGACTGGATCCCATCCCTTATAAGCTCTTGTATTAGAAGGTTGAAAGTTGCCTCAGACATCTCCTTAGCCGACTTGTCAGCCAGCGCCAACGGTATAGGTATACCATCTGCTGACATGGGAATTGAGAGCAGTTCCTCAGGCTTTACGCTATCTTGGGTATATTCTGCTCTTAGAATTGAGAATTTTTTTGTGAAAGGATGGAAAGGAATTACAAGGTAACTTGAGGTTATCTCAACGTCTTCTATCTGTCTAGAAACCGGTCCTATAATTAATGGTTTGAATGGCGGTTTAAAATTTTTCTCAATTAGATGTATTATAAACGCCTCATCGTTTGAGAAGCTTATAGGATCTATTTTATACTTTATCATAAAATAATTTCTCATTTTTCCTTCCTTTAGAGCATTTAGAAGCGTGGTTGAAGTGTTTACCCTCTTGACTATACCCACAAAGTTATTTCCTATGATCTTCTTTCTTCTGTCTATCAAATGTCGTACGACAGATTTATCTAAATAGATAAACCTAGGGATTAAGGGACCGTCAACCAGAACCAAGGGACTGTTCCTAAATTTACTCAAGCAAGCCGTCTCCAAAGAGAATCTCAATTCCATCTCAAGTCTAGACAGGTCTACCTGAAAAGATCCTTCGTTCATCGGTAGTTTTGTAATGAGTGGGTGAAGTAGAAAGTCCTCTATTCTTCCTGTAGAAGCGTATGGCGTAGCTAATGCTATAAAGGGTTCGTTAAGTTCTAAGCTCATTTCCTCGTTAAATGAAGGAAACATCCCTTTAATTCCCTTTGTGCTTGAAAAGGCTGAGACTGAGCTTAGCGAAACTATTCCTTGAGAGAAAACGTGACTCCTACTGCTCCCATCAATAGCTACCATCTCCTTTTCTATTTGTGGGATCTCGTTTACAGTTCTAATCAACTCAGTCTCATCTTGAACGTGTTCAATTTCTAAAGGTAGTTCTAAGGAAGGTGGGTTTTCCAGATGGAAAATAATATATCTACTCACAAGGTAATTCAGTAATCTTGTGAGCCCACCTTCCATTACCATATTACGATATTAACAAATGTAGAATATTTAAACATAATGTACTCTTAAGCTTTCAGTAATTGCCTAACTGCGACAGTAAGAGGATCCCAGACCTGCGATATCGCTGGTAAGTAACCCAATTCCGCGAAGAACATCTCCTCGATAGTGGTTCTCTTTGATATAGCGATGGACACAGCGTCTAGTCTCCCTAGCACCTCCTCACCTCCAATTATTTGACCTCCAATGATTCTCCGTTGAGTTTCGTCCGCTATTAGTTTAACATAAATGTCTTTAGCTCCTGGATAGTATCTAGCCCTGCTTTTAGCCTTGATAGTAGCTGATATTGGTCTTAACCCGCTTTTAATTGCCTCACTCTCGTTTAGTCCAACTTTACCAATGAACATGTCTTTATACTTAGTGATCATGTTGCCAACAGTTCCAGGAAATAGAGTTTCCTTCCCTCCTATATTGCTCCCAGCGACGAATCCCATCTTGTTGGCGACCGGTGCGAAAGGCATCCACACTTCTCCCCCTGATACTATATGTTTAGTTTCAGCAATGTCTCCAGCTGCATATACATGGGATATAGAGGTCTGCATTGTCGGCTTAGTCTTTATAGCTCCAGTTTTTCCTATCTCCAGTTGGTTTTGAAACAAGGCGACGTTAGGAAACACACCTAGAGCCAAAACAACTCCGTCCACATCGTATTTCCCTTTGTCTGTAACTATGGTGCCCTCATTGATCTCCTCTACCTCTTCATTTAAATGAAGTTCAACGTCCTGTTTTATCATATTCGTAACAATTTCACCCATATCCTGGTCTAGCATCTTGTTCAGAACTTGATTCCCTCTATGTATTAGGAGCACTTTCTTACCTATTGTAGTTAACGCCTCCGCCACTTCTACACCTAATATACCACCACCTATGATGGCTATCCTGTTCATAGACCAGAGCTCTTTTCTAATATGCTGAGCCTGTGCTGGATGATGTATGTAAAAAACTCTTTCCCAGTTTACATTAGGAATTCTCTTAGGCTTAGCCCCCATAGAAATTACCAGCCAGTCGTATTCTAGGAGCTTTCCAGAATCTAGCTTCACTTCCCTTCGGCTCAGATCCACGTCTTTTACTGCGGTGTTGATCATCACTTCTATTTTTCTCTCCGTCTCGAAGAATGAGGGAGTATAAGTCATGAATAGACTTTCGTTGTCGAATAGTCCTTCGATATAGTATGGTATGCCACATGGTGCATGACTGACCATTTTCGTCTCTTCAATAACCGTTATTTTTAAGTCAGGCCTGATTCTCCTAGCCCTTGACGCAGCACTCATTCCGGCTGCACCGCCTCCCAACACTACGAGAGTCTCAACCATAATTACTTGAACTAAGTCAAGCCTTTTATCTATAGATGTATAACTAATTGCATGAAGTCTTTAGAAAGGATGAAGGAAGTTTCGAACCAGTTAGATTCGATGAGCTATACAGGATTGAGTGTAGCCGAGCAGGGAATGATGTCTTTCCTTAAGGTTCAGCTAAGAAGGATTCTAGAGTCTGCCCAGAGACTTCAAGCTAACTTAGATCAGAAATCTTGGGAAGAAGTATTAGTTAATTTCATGGCTACGGTTCAGAGGGCTAACCTACTGTACGCTTACTTAATGCAACCGAGCGTACTCAGCACTGTTATGTCAGGAAAAGTGTGGGAAGTATCAGAGACGGTGTTAGAGGCAATCTTTGATCTTATGGCCGAGTCCATTTCCATTATGAGAAGAAGTCTAAAGGAGATGAATATCGACTCGTTAACTCTATCGTTAAACTCCTCCCCTCCCTCTTTCAATATATCGGTGGCAATGAAAGGGACTTAAAGTCTTAATGCATTATGTTTTTCCTCTACACGTTAGAGCATTTCTTAATCTGACCTCTCCTGGCTTTTTGAAACTGTTTTTATACACAATCCTGCTAAAGGCCACCCCTTATTAACGTCAAGCTTAAAACTGTATATTATTTTGACACTCGATTTTAGAGTGATATATAATGCTAAGGGTATTCAATACGCTAGGCAGGAGAATCGACAGCTTCATCCCTAACGAACCACATTCGGTGAGGATGTACGTATGCGGTCCAACAGTTTACGACGAGGTGCACATAGGTCACGGAAGGACATTCGTCTCTTTTGACGCAATTAGCAGGTATCTTAGATTGAAGGGTTTCAACGTCATAAGGGTTCAGAACATAACCGACATAGATGATAAAATCATCAACAAGGCTAAGTCTGTCGGGAAGTCCTGGAACGAAGTTTCAGAATACTATACAAAGAGTTACCTTGAAATGATTAATTTACTGAAAGTTAAGATAGATATTCATCCGAAAGTTTCATCTCATATCAAAGAGATAATTGATTTTGTGCAGGGATTAATAGATAGAGGTCACGCTTATGTAGCAAACGGGAGCGTTTACTTTGACGTTGACACCTACCCGAAATACGGTGAACTGTCTAACATAAGAAAGGAAGAGTGGGATCAAGGAGAAGAAATAGTCAAGGAGAAGAAAAACCCTTACGACTTCGCACTTTGGAAGGCATATAAACCTGGAGAACCTTTTTGGGATTCGCCCTGGGGAAAGGGAAGACCAGGATGGCATATAGAGTGTTCAACTATGTCAACGAGATACCTGGGAACTAAGATAGATATTCACGGTGGGGGGATAGATCTCGTTTTTCCTCATCATGAAAACGAGAGAGCTCAAACCGAGTCTATAACAAACGACACCTGGGTGAAATATTGGATGCACGTTGCCTTCCTTACAATAAAGAAGGAAAAGATGTCTAAGTCTAAAGGTAACATAATCCCGCTGAAGGAAGCTATCGCAAAATACGGCCCTTCAACCCTGAGGTATTGGTTTCTCTCATCTCATTATAGGAATCCAATAGAGTATAGCGACGATGTACTTGAGCAAAGTGCCAAATCCCTCCAAAGATTAAAAGATGCCGTATCCATTCTTAGGAAGATTATCCTAGAAGGACCACAACATTACGCTAAAGAGTCCGAAATCAAGACCCAAGCGGAAATCTTTGGTGCAATATTGAACTTTGACAACGCAATGGAAGACGACTTTAATACAGCTAATGCTTTGACAGCTATTCATGAGTTAGCATCAATTGTATTTACAAAACTTCAGTACAGCCAAGACGTTTTAGGTGCAATAATGGCGCTAGACGGATTTAGAAAGTTCAATGATGTGTTTGCGGTAATGGATGAGGAGTTTTCCAGCGAGATGGACAGGATTTCATCCATAATAAACTCTGTAATAGAAATAAGGAATTATCTTAGAGAGAGGCAAATGTATGAGCTTTCTGACAAAATAAGGGAGTCTCTGATGAAGGCTGGTATAAAGGTATTAGACTCAAAAGAAGGTTCTACCTGGAGATTTCAGTGATAGTGTATGGCATTCTCTCCCCTTTCCAGAATCTATCTAGCATCTCTAATGTAGTGGAGCTCAAATCTAATTTCATAACTTCATCTCTGGAGAAGAACCTGGCATCGGCGGCATCAGAGGAGGCTCTGATCGTTCCTTCTTTGATTTGACAAATAAAGTCAAGGATTACATAATGATAACCTTCTCTTACAACCTCGATTATACCCATGATAGTTCTAGGCTCTACTACTAAACCCGTTTCCTCCCGGGTTTCTCGTATTACGGCATCGCGTAATGTTTCACCATATTCTACTTTGCCACCTGGAATGGCCCACTTATCCTGGTTAGGTGGATGAGATCTCTTAACCAAAAGAACAGTCTCTCCATTGAAGATAACAGAACCTACGGCAACTAAGGGTCTCTCCATAACTTTAGGTTAGGATAAAAGTTATTAAATCAACGCGTTCTTCTATACTGATGACGCGATTAAGGATCGCAATAGCAATAGTGCTGGCCTTATTCCTATTAGGCCTCTCTGGCTCAACTTTCTATAGCTTACCTTTTTATCCACAAGGAAATCAATATATTCAATACTCGGTTCCGACTGAAATGAAGTATACCCTAAATGTGTATAATGCGACGTCTAACCACAACTCCTCTGCTTTATCCCTTATAGAGAGAGCAATCATAAACTATAACGTCAGATCAATAAACGGCACATGGGTTAACGTTTTGGTTACATCAAACTATACAAAAGTAAATAACATATCATTTATTTCTTCTGGGAATTTTACAATAAATTACGCTTTGTCTCCATTAAACTTGGATTATCCATATCTTTTCCCTGGTTTTCTATCTAACTCCACATCGTACGCAATCAAGTCGAATTCCACAACGTTAATCCTATCATTTGTAAACATGACTAATGTCAGTGGGGTTTCAACATTTATTTATAAGGAATTATCTCCAACCTCTCTGACTCTCGCTATACTGCCTAACGGCGTAGTTAGCTCCTTAAATCAAACTAGTTCTGGGTTAACCTTCAACATGAACCTATTAAGTTATCAAAACTCATCATATCTAAAGTCAATGAACTTTACTAATAGACCAGGGTATCTATACGTAAACTTAACTTTTTCAAGGTTCTCTATGACGTACCAACCTTCTGGATACTTGGAGTACGTCTATCCGTCTTTATTGCCAGGAAACATTCTCCTGATGAGCGTTTATAATATACAGTTCTATCAAGGTGCCAAAGTTGGAGGATATGATATAATAAATTCCCAACCTGTGAATTTCATAATAAATGTCGGTTCACCTAATGAACTGGTAACTAATTTCGTATCGATTAAAAACAATACGGCTTATTGGAACTCCTCAACTTTTCAGTTTGTGGGTAACGTTACTAAGAATATACAGGGTACTACATATAATCTCCAGGAATATAGCAATATCCTTGTTAGAAATAACGTTACTGTCTCTAAGACCATATTGTATGTAGAGAAGAACATGATTGTAGAAGAGGATTATAATCAGACTATTCCTAGCGTATTAAGTTATAAACTGGAACTTATTAACTCCTCATACATCAACCCTGACACTAGTTTTCCTGACCTTACAGGTTACTTTAACTCAACTTTACCATTTAAAGCGATAAATCCGTCTGGATCGTTTACCATAGCAGTGATTGTTACGTTAGTCGTGGTGGCAATTCTTGTAATTTTGCACAGGAGATAATGGGTGTACTTAAGCAATTTAAGCAAATCAGCCGAAAAATTTTTTAATAAAACTTCATGATTAAATATTAATGACGTCGGTAGAAGAAGTTTTAACTTCGAATTTATACACTCAACAGACTAAAAAACTTTATAAAATAGGAGAGATTCTAGGATTACACGAAGACCAGCTGACAGCCCTCTCTACCCCTGAAAGGGTTATACAGGTTAAGATTCAGATCAAAGGAAAGGACGGTCTGATAAAGACGTTCACTGGCTGGAGATCCCAGCACAACAGCGCGTTGGGTCCTTACAAGGGTGGAGTCAGATTTCATCCTAATGTAACTCAAGATGAGGTAATAGCTCTATCAATGATAATGACTTGGAAGAACTCTTTACTTCAACTTCCTTATGGCGGCGGTAAGGCTGGAGTGAGAGTTGACCCTAAAAGTCTAAGTAAAGAGGAGTTAGAGCAGCTCTCTAGGAACTTCATAGACGCTATTTATAAGTACATCGGAAGCAACATAGACGTTCCTGCCCCAGACGTTAACACTGACTCACAGATCATGTCGTGGTTCTTAGACGAATATACTAAGATCTCAGGAAAGATAGATCCTGCTACGTTTACTGGTAAGCCAGTGGATCTTGGAGGGTTAAGCGTCAGAGAGTTCAGTACAGGGTTAGGAGTAGTTCATACCTCTAAACTGGCTGCAGAGAAGTTCTTAGGAGGATTAGAGGGGAGAAGAGTTATAATTCAAGGTTTTGGAAATCTTGGAAGTTACGCGATGAAATTCTTCGAGGAAAATGGAGCTTTAGTTATTGGAGTCAGCGACTCAAAGGGAGGGGTAATTGATCCTAATGGACTCAATTATTCTAAACTTGAGGAGGTTAAGAAAACTACGGGTTCTGTTGTTAACTATCCATCTGGTAAAAAGGTATCGAATGATGAACTAATAATTAGCGAATGTGACATACTAGTCCCTGCGGCCCTAGAGAACGTCATACATAAGTTTAACGCGCCTAAAGTCAAAGCCAAATTGATAGTAGAAGGGGCTAACGGACCTCTAACAGCAGATGCAGATAGTATCCTCAAGGAGAGGCAGATACCAGTTGTCCCTGACATACTCGCCAACTCCGGAGGTGTTGTAGGAAGTTACGTAGAATGGGCAAACAACAGGATGGGAGAAATAATAAACGAAGAGGACGCCAAGAAGCTTATTTTGGCCAGGATGGAGAAGGCTTTCAATGAGGTTTACAATAAATATAACTCCCTAGGTGACCAGGACTTAAGGACTGCGGCAATGGTAGTAGCTGTGGAGAGAGTTATAAGGGCCATGAAGGTCAGAGGTCTCATCTGAGCCATATTTTCGAGCTTTATGCGAACTGAAGCAAGAAAATTGTGACCAAAACCAAGGTTATTACTAATGCGACTATAATCATCCATTTTTCAATTTTCTTAGATGTCCCAAATATTATTGGTACAGGCCCTATGAAGATTACCCCTCCAACTTCTGTCTTTCTTTCCTCCTCTTCAGGTTTCTCCTCCCTCCTCTTCTCCACAGATTTAATCATTGCAAGTATTATATCAAGAAATACAAGTGAGAAGCCTAGAAATATGAATATAAAGGCTAAGTTAACTAAGTTCATAAATTACTATACTACTTGAGCTGTTTTAATTTTATTCACAAGTATCTCCATCTCTTTTGGTATTTCGATCGAATCAATCCTCGAAATTATATCTCCTATTGATGATCTCATTGAATTGTAATCAAGTCCTCTTCTTTTCAGAACGTTAACTAGCCATCTTGAATTTTCCTCTCTGGGGAGATCCTTTATTTCCTTGTCATCTGGATAGATACCTATTCTCTTTAATGCCTCTAGCATTCCACTCTTACTATAGAAAGACTCAACCTCTCTATTTAGAGGAAGACAGGACTCCCTTAATTCTGCATCAATTTTGTCACATAACCCCAAGAACAGCATGTCAAGTTTCAGCATTTCCTTTAATTTTAGCCATGTCTGCAATTCTAACTCGTTTTTCACATTATATATAACTATTCCGTTATACTCAGGGGAAACGTTCAGTTTTCTTAACCAATTCAAAATAATAGTGGGTTCTGCTAACTCACTTGATATTATTATAGTTTTATTAAAGAGTATATCGCTAATGTTTACGTTCAGGATAGAGAACGTGGACCTTATGTTCTCTGTTGGTTTAAAGCCTATTGCTTTTGATGCGAAAGTACCTCTTCTAAGAACGATAAAGTTATCCACTTCTGACGAGACTATGAAAGGCGAGTGCGTGGTCATGAATACCTGGAGAATGTCACTATCTGTCCATGATTTTAACAATTTAACCATCTTATATTGCATAATTGGATGCATGTTAACTTCAGGTTCCTCGATAAGGAGGATCTTATTGCCACTGAGCCATATTACAAATAACATCAATATGATTCTTTGAAAACCGCTCGCTGCTAAGTCTATGTATATGGGTAGATTGTAAACGTTAAGCACTAACTTTCTTGAATCCCATATCTCTATACCCTTAACTTCAGGTAGAGTGCTACTGACTAGATTGGCAAAGTCATACCAGTATTTTCTCAGATTTATGGGAGACCTATTCAGGCTGATAACCTTGTTGAGCACATCATCAAAGTAATTTTGATCAAAGATTGGTACATAATCTACTTGTCCAGATGCGTATTGGAGCATCTTCTTCGCGTTGTCTATGTCATCCTTAGACGGCACGGTACCATTAACTCTCAGGAGATCTAAGTCCCATTCTAGATAACCATTTACGTACCTTAGTTTATTTATCACGTCAACGCTCATCGTCGCGCTTTTCCCCAGGGTTTTCTCAACCTCTTTCTCGTTAAATTGAAGTCTTCCTCCAAGGAGAATAGGCTTGCTTGTATCGTATCCATTCCACATTAGGAGATATTCCTGGTTTTTGTCCTCAATAGATCTCTTTTCTAAGCCTGCTGTCAGATTTTTTATGTAAAGGTATATTGAAGTGAGGAGATTTGTCTTACCATATCCATTGAAACCGACTATTACATTGAAGCCTCCCATTTCTCTAAGCTCCACCGATTCCAGACTTTTGAAATTGCTAGTGTAGAATTCTGTGAGCCTCAATACTATCACTAGAGGATATTACCAATTAAGCTGATATAACCATTAGGCTCATTAGTCACGTTGTTTCTCGATAAATAGAAAAACGTCAGTATTATCAGCCAAATGTCTTTAAAGGGTTCCTCTTATAATTCCACCATCTACGGGAATCAGGGCGCCGGTAACA is part of the Metallosphaera cuprina Ar-4 genome and harbors:
- a CDS encoding DNA double-strand break repair nuclease NurA; this translates as MEGGLTRLLNYLVSRYIIFHLENPPSLELPLEIEHVQDETELIRTVNEIPQIEKEMVAIDGSSRSHVFSQGIVSLSSVSAFSSTKGIKGMFPSFNEEMSLELNEPFIALATPYASTGRIEDFLLHPLITKLPMNEGSFQVDLSRLEMELRFSLETACLSKFRNSPLVLVDGPLIPRFIYLDKSVVRHLIDRRKKIIGNNFVGIVKRVNTSTTLLNALKEGKMRNYFMIKYKIDPISFSNDEAFIIHLIEKNFKPPFKPLIIGPVSRQIEDVEITSSYLVIPFHPFTKKFSILRAEYTQDSVKPEELLSIPMSADGIPIPLALADKSAKEMSEATFNLLIQELIRDGIQSAFYSRLEGMRS
- a CDS encoding ATP-binding protein, with product MIDELYNGVKERSARARTLAVSLGKMIGRVSKFMPNKIDQENLNVNVVVDAETYYNNEYLGRMGILLGAVDIRTLQFILLQVTGYERSDITSSLFNASDLTPKLADNEDPGTLIGNVILKCEMLTRLDPLGRGEPVPADIIPEPQSPVIIPFPEMIERSMGINRGKLKLGFLDISNSEAKVSIPPDELNFHALIIGTTGAGKTSFVKDIIASLLTATDDEQILVFDATGDYYHSFLPPDITSSQVKKGVEEFSKLIGPINGIEMDILFPLTVKWLNKFAKERTEEDITKAYFKLYLDPLINYLKRQDVKVEVSIEGRTIELQSGNWKSRANVNPFYISFKENRRAIHKLNPYFSEQASHFLKIFSSNTKDIDSLDEFIDSLSEENFEKLQVHKSTRENILRGLYLLKETGLFDIRAPRTSFKDILKSKFIVIDLYNQDLDDFSQKILVYHLLDRIFQIREIKMRNGEINNKQLLVIDEAHRFFPSNRGGEEDSNYLRRVASKISIMMRLGRRRRIGFMFSTHNPSDLSDIIVQLANTKFVFRTSLDISESLGISRSEGKILSWERNGVAYMISPWLKQGKLKLRVPVPPPLGHYDLSRT
- a CDS encoding acyl-CoA thioesterase, producing MTLLKIRDTVVRTINLVHYQQTNFMGRLHGGDMLKFLADAGMLASMKVGHGLAVLASLDQVLFKKGASLGDIVEIDARVLYIGNTSMEVEMRALKGTEEIVTASGTYVKVDNNFKPSPISLKIEPENDEERKAIDLALSRRKARLEKIKRNEITCSEDETKFLRHHLSNTIFVGPTLTYDGRVVSAGNLLKAMDDLGGALALRYNGIENYRPNQDGVVTVAVSDIFFYAPIRLGDIVEMNAGITFVGRTSMDLLINVNKIDIGNNECKHVTTAYFTYVRVDPYGNKKEVPKYVPETPHEKRLWEESLSRRSR
- a CDS encoding Glu/Leu/Phe/Val family dehydrogenase, with the translated sequence MTSVEEVLTSNLYTQQTKKLYKIGEILGLHEDQLTALSTPERVIQVKIQIKGKDGLIKTFTGWRSQHNSALGPYKGGVRFHPNVTQDEVIALSMIMTWKNSLLQLPYGGGKAGVRVDPKSLSKEELEQLSRNFIDAIYKYIGSNIDVPAPDVNTDSQIMSWFLDEYTKISGKIDPATFTGKPVDLGGLSVREFSTGLGVVHTSKLAAEKFLGGLEGRRVIIQGFGNLGSYAMKFFEENGALVIGVSDSKGGVIDPNGLNYSKLEEVKKTTGSVVNYPSGKKVSNDELIISECDILVPAALENVIHKFNAPKVKAKLIVEGANGPLTADADSILKERQIPVVPDILANSGGVVGSYVEWANNRMGEIINEEDAKKLILARMEKAFNEVYNKYNSLGDQDLRTAAMVVAVERVIRAMKVRGLI
- a CDS encoding FAD-dependent oxidoreductase, which encodes MVETLVVLGGGAAGMSAASRARRIRPDLKITVIEETKMVSHAPCGIPYYIEGLFDNESLFMTYTPSFFETERKIEVMINTAVKDVDLSRREVKLDSGKLLEYDWLVISMGAKPKRIPNVNWERVFYIHHPAQAQHIRKELWSMNRIAIIGGGILGVEVAEALTTIGKKVLLIHRGNQVLNKMLDQDMGEIVTNMIKQDVELHLNEEVEEINEGTIVTDKGKYDVDGVVLALGVFPNVALFQNQLEIGKTGAIKTKPTMQTSISHVYAAGDIAETKHIVSGGEVWMPFAPVANKMGFVAGSNIGGKETLFPGTVGNMITKYKDMFIGKVGLNESEAIKSGLRPISATIKAKSRARYYPGAKDIYVKLIADETQRRIIGGQIIGGEEVLGRLDAVSIAISKRTTIEEMFFAELGYLPAISQVWDPLTVAVRQLLKA
- a CDS encoding NUDIX hydrolase, which codes for MERPLVAVGSVIFNGETVLLVKRSHPPNQDKWAIPGGKVEYGETLRDAVIRETREETGLVVEPRTIMGIIEVVREGYHYVILDFICQIKEGTIRASSDAADARFFSRDEVMKLDLSSTTLEMLDRFWKGERMPYTITEISR
- the cysS gene encoding cysteine--tRNA ligase, with the protein product MLRVFNTLGRRIDSFIPNEPHSVRMYVCGPTVYDEVHIGHGRTFVSFDAISRYLRLKGFNVIRVQNITDIDDKIINKAKSVGKSWNEVSEYYTKSYLEMINLLKVKIDIHPKVSSHIKEIIDFVQGLIDRGHAYVANGSVYFDVDTYPKYGELSNIRKEEWDQGEEIVKEKKNPYDFALWKAYKPGEPFWDSPWGKGRPGWHIECSTMSTRYLGTKIDIHGGGIDLVFPHHENERAQTESITNDTWVKYWMHVAFLTIKKEKMSKSKGNIIPLKEAIAKYGPSTLRYWFLSSHYRNPIEYSDDVLEQSAKSLQRLKDAVSILRKIILEGPQHYAKESEIKTQAEIFGAILNFDNAMEDDFNTANALTAIHELASIVFTKLQYSQDVLGAIMALDGFRKFNDVFAVMDEEFSSEMDRISSIINSVIEIRNYLRERQMYELSDKIRESLMKAGIKVLDSKEGSTWRFQ